One Drosophila gunungcola strain Sukarami unplaced genomic scaffold, Dgunungcola_SK_2 000024F, whole genome shotgun sequence genomic window, TTAAGTGGTTTGCGGTTTGTGGGCGTTAAAATGGGCGTGACTCCGTTCGCTccgtagaaaaaaaaactagaagctgcatgccaaatcccaaatctctagcaTTTGTAGTTTCCGAGATTTCGACGATCATAGAGGGAGAGGGAGCATGGTGATTCCATTGTACACTTACCGGATTCAATCGACGACAGgattaagaatatttttgagCTTGCATActcattttttaacaatatttttctttgtttgttttgtaatgtaattaatttattaaaatatataattttatttgtacgAGGACACTTCACAATCACAATATAGGAGTTGatgtaaaactttaaaagtactactttaaataaaactttgagACTCATTATTAAACTTGAAATGAGCTAAGATCAAGTTTCTGTAATATGCAACTTTAAGTTGTAACGTTTTAATTAGTTGATGAATACATCttcttaaatttaagattAGAAACTCAAGCTTAAAGATGTTCCttggataataaaaaaatttgcgTGGGAAGGGATGGTGGTGGAGGAAGAAAGCATGATCCTCACTATGAAAGGGGGATAAATGTGGGTAGTATCTAGAAAGGGACTTCAGTTCAATTCCAAAGTCCTTAGAGTTCGTTAATACCTTTGCGTTCGTTAATATAAGCAGCAGtagcaaacaaatataaactacaacatataaacaataatgactaacaaaaacaaataaaaggatTCCTCAAAGAATTTGGAGTGGTCATGATCAAGGAACTTCAGTCTGCCTTGGaagtaaatcaaaatgcaTATGCTATTATGCCCCTGGGTCGACGATGATGTTAGTGAGGGACCGGATACGTGTCAATGCCACCAGCACCAAACCTTAGGTTGAAAGCCATGGATATAATGCGAAAATATTATaatcttaacttaaaaatgataaacaaaatacgaaataaggaaacttaagttttttaacaaatatttgttaacaaatttattttttattgtaaaagcaaaaattatataacatttttaaatcaaaaaattaaaaatatattttaaaactgaaatttgaGTGAACATGTTATTGGGTGGTGCTCAGGCAAAGGGTCCCCTATTCAAGAGGTGGGGGTGTTTCTTTTCAGTGACATTTACGGTCACCTGTCAGCTGTTTGAACACATATACGCGTAAACCGATTTTGCTAATTAAGTGACCACGTCCACGTGTGAAACAACACCTGATCCCCTAAAAAGGTCGCTTGCGCTTGCTATCAACCACCAGTTCAGCACACTATAATTGCTTGATCAACTCCCctatttaattcatttaagtTCCTATTCCACCCGCGAACCTTATCGTCAGCCACTTAACTAAGATTTATCGCTTTCGCCATCTGCTCACCCCATTTCTtaattgaaatagttttttatcAACCACCTGTCTTACACCTTTAatgacttttaattaattcaccCCACACTCAACACACTACTTAATCAATTTACGATCATAGTTAGCATAATTTATTATCCTCCTGTCAAATTAGCATAATTTTTTACTCCATTAACGAAATTAAGCAGAATAACGAAAATAAGCAGACTAACACATTCGTTTTACGAATTGAAGTCGAGTTGGGCAATCGAAAGCTAACTCGGTAGGAAACTGGGGGCAGAGTGGAGAGCACATTGTACACGACTTTGtcaattctttattaaataaccaatttgttttatacgagtttaataattaaagtaaGGTCTGTATATTAAGAATTATTCTTTCTAAAAAATaggtatacatatatgtatataataatatataaaatgtaagaCCCAAAGGATACAATTCAGTCAAAGAGGGTAATACATtaagtaattattttctttaatagttGTTTTATAAAGAATTTGTTCATTTCTGATTTGGAGAATAAATCGAAAATGCCATCGATTGTTCCGACTTTTcattaaagttattaatttgtgatttaaaaaattaaaccatttcTCAGCTTCTTAGCTTGCTTACATTGGTAAAATGTATGTGCTGTAAATAATCACTCAAAAATTTTTGTCCCTAAATAAATACGCATTTCGAGTTTGTTATTCCTCATAATATGTGACATTAAGAATAAATTCTAAtcgtttttaaaaacgttatgattttttataattttaaaagctacgtagatataaaataacacatattacatattattaaaatgattgtattttatattcgCGTTATATTGATTGAATCATTTATAGACTCCCTTCTTAACAGACGTTTTGTATCATTTTCTATTTCGATCGGAGATATTCCAGTACTGCGGTCATTTAAATAAGGAGTGTCCTCCTCCACAATTTTTTCGAGAATAACATCACCTGAGCTGTTTAAGCCTGAAAAAATGGTTAGTTACTCTTTCACTGAGCaggtgttatttattttaccatttCTTGCAACTATTGGTCCATTGCATATGGTTTCTGTAGAACCACAATTTACGATGGCAACATCAGTTGGAGAAATGTTACgtccatttttttgtaaggcAACAGCCTTTCGAGCATGGCGCGTGGTCAATACACCAGTTTCAACATCTCGCTCAAGTCGGTGTCCTATATAGTAAGGAATAAGTTTAGAAAAACTTgcatcaaaataaaaaaaatacctgAGCGAGATCTTGTCAGTTGCCGCTGCACGTAGTCCTCAaggtcctcctcctccttccgACTTATAAGGCAgtttaaaattagtaaaaataaacccaaTCCGAGGGAAAATAATCCGGTGCAAGTAACTTCATTCCACCAGGCTGAGCTAGTACCTTATTTATTGAATGACTGATATGAATTAAATATAGATATATGGTATCATGACTTACTAAATACATTCCAGGACATAGTTTCATCTGGAATAATACCGGCGCCGCACAGAAAAACTCCAAACACAACGAACACAATACCAATATGCAACATTCCAATACTGGTAACAACCTATatgatcaatttaaaaattaatttaatactttaatttattcacCAAAACTTAAACCTGGCTATCAAGCATTCCTGTACCAGAACTAGCCACATGATGGGGATGGTTATA contains:
- the LOC128263883 gene encoding uncharacterized protein LOC128263883, with product MHSVGIHSAMAIKRQRKRRDEQKRARERRYSTQSSESGETFHSPTGSMRRKYNHPHHVASSGTGMLDSQVVTSIGMLHIGIVFVVFGVFLCGAGIIPDETMSWNVFSTSSAWWNEVTCTGLFSLGLGLFLLILNCLISRKEEEDLEDYVQRQLTRSRSGHRLERDVETGVLTTRHARKAVALQKNGRNISPTDVAIVNCGSTETICNGPIVARNGLNSSGDVILEKIVEEDTPYLNDRSTGISPIEIENDTKRLLRRESINDSINITRI